The window CAAAGGAAGCTTGATATACGCAATCATTTGAGCAGAGATAGTCAATTACAGTATCACAATGCCCATTATCTTGATCGCCCTCCACACAATGGAAAAAGACATAATCTGAAATTGTAGTCTGCCACTTCTGACCATTCACCACGTAATTAATAACCGTATCACGATGACCGTTACTTTTATCACTACCCTGCCAATGGAAAAAAGCATTGCCATCATCAATAACTTCAGCATTCCACAGTTGACCGTTCCATGTTTTATATAAAATAAATTTACTCACGGCCTTTACCGCAGGGTTAGCCAGCAATGTATTAACAAACATATAGTTACTGTACTTGACGCTAAGTAGCTGTTTAGAGAAAATATTCATAAAGACTCCATTCTCATATTAATTACATGAAATATAATAAACATTTGAAGTATCCCAGTTAGCGCTAGAAATAAAATTATATTAAAATAAAAATCAAATAACACAGAGAGATAACCCAACGAAATCGAACTGAAATCCGTTTTTATTCAACAATAAAATCTCGGTTAAATATATTATATTTAACCCACTAGCCCGAAAACTTCGAATAAAATTCTTACACCAACCTGTAATAAACACAAATAGAAAAAACATAATTTTCCAATTCCGAGAAATAAGTTGCATAATTAAATAAGCACAATTCCTAAAAAACGACAAAAATCCGGAAATGGACTTGAATTCAACTCGCAATATATAAATCAGATAAGTAATAAAAAATTTTAAAAGTAAGCCTACAAATAAAATAATTCATCCACCCAAATCTTCATCCTCGTATTCATGAATCAAATTCGTCATAAGCTGTATAAAAAAACAGTACAACCAGATAAAACAGGCTATAATCATGCCAGGTTTTTTGATGGGTACGCAGCGTGGCGCAGGCAGGTTTTATTTTAACCCGGCACTGGCGGGATACCCCACAGGGGACAGAGGTTTCATTCTGGCTGGCAACGGACGACGGGCCATTGCTGGTCACGCTTGCGCCGCAGGAGTCAGTTGCCTTCATCCCAACCAGCCAGGTTTCCCGCGTTACTTCACTATTACGCGCAGAAAACGGCTTTCGGCTGGCTCCGCTTAACCTGCAGGATTTTCATCGCCAGCCCGTTTCGGGGCTGTACTGCCGATCCCATCGCCAGTTGATGCATCTTGAGAAGCTGCTACGCGAAAATAGCGTCACGGTCTATGAGGCCGACGTGCGTCCGCCGGAACGTTATCTGATGGAGCGCTTTATCACCTCCCCCGTTTGGGTGGATGGCGATCGGTATAACGACACGCTGATCAACGCGCGGCTGAAGCCAAACCCGGACTATCGCCCACCCTTAAAATGGCTATCGCTGGATATCGAAACCACGCGGCACGGCGAGCTTTACTGCATTGGTCTCGAAGGCTGCGGACAGCGTATTGTCTATATGCTCGGCCCGGCCAACGGTGATGCCTCACAGCTTGATTTTGAACTTGAATATGTGGCGAGCCGTCCGCAGTTGCTGGAAAAGCTCAACGCGTGGATAGCCCACCACGATCCTGATGTCATCATCGGCTGGAACGTCGTGCAGTTCGATTTACGTGTCCTGCAAAATCATGCCGAGCGTTACCGAATTCCCCTGCGTTTTGGCCGTGACAACAGCGAACTGGAATGGCGCGAGCACGGTTTCAAAAACGGCGTTTTTTTCGCCCAGGCCAAAGGCCGCCTGATCATTGACGGCATTGAGGCCCTCAAATCCGCGTTCTGGAACTTTTCCTCGTTTTCGCTGGAAACGGTGTCGCAGGAGCTACTGGGCGAAGGGAAATCAATTGATAATCCCTGGGACCGCATGGACGAAATTGACCGCCGATTCGCTCAGGATAAGCCCGCGCTTGCCACTTATAATCTCAAAGACTGTGAACTGGTCACGCGCATCTTTCATAAAACCGAGATCATGCCGTTTCTGTTGGAGCGCTCAACGGTCAACGGTCTGCCGGTCGACAGGCACGGTGGCTCGGTTGCGGCATTTGGTCATCTCTATCTTCCGCGCATGCACCGTGCCGGTTACGTTGCGCCAAATCTCGGGGAAGTCCCCCCCCATGCCAGCCCCGGCGGCTATGTGATGGACTCGCGTCCTGGTTTGTACGACTCGGTGCTGGTTCTGGATTACAAAAGCCTGTACCCGTCTATCATCCGCACCTTTCTGATCGATCCGGTGGGACTTATCGAAGGTATGGCGCAGCCGGATCCTGAACACAGCACTGAAGGATTCCTTGGTGCCTGGTTTTCGCGCGAAAAACACTGCCTACCGGAAATAGTGACCCAGATCTGGCACGGGCGTGACGAAGCAAAACGCCAGGGAAATAAGCCGCTCTCGCAGGCGCTCAAAATCATTATGAACGCCTTTTACGGCGTGCTAGGCACCACGGCATGTCGATTTTTCGATCCCAGACTGGCCTCGTCGATCACCATGCGCGGGCATGCGATCATGCGCCAGACCAAAGCGCTGATTGAAGCGCAGGGTTATGACGTTATCTATGGCGATACCGACTCAACGTTTGTCTGGCTCAAAGGCGCACACGCGGAAGAGGAT of the Citrobacter freundii genome contains:
- a CDS encoding DUF4751 family protein, with protein sequence MNIFSKQLLSVKYSNYMFVNTLLANPAVKAVSKFILYKTWNGQLWNAEVIDDGNAFFHWQGSDKSNGHRDTVINYVVNGQKWQTTISDYVFFHCVEGDQDNGHCDTVIDYLCSNDCVYQASFAEYFSE
- the polB gene encoding DNA polymerase II, with the protein product MAQAGFILTRHWRDTPQGTEVSFWLATDDGPLLVTLAPQESVAFIPTSQVSRVTSLLRAENGFRLAPLNLQDFHRQPVSGLYCRSHRQLMHLEKLLRENSVTVYEADVRPPERYLMERFITSPVWVDGDRYNDTLINARLKPNPDYRPPLKWLSLDIETTRHGELYCIGLEGCGQRIVYMLGPANGDASQLDFELEYVASRPQLLEKLNAWIAHHDPDVIIGWNVVQFDLRVLQNHAERYRIPLRFGRDNSELEWREHGFKNGVFFAQAKGRLIIDGIEALKSAFWNFSSFSLETVSQELLGEGKSIDNPWDRMDEIDRRFAQDKPALATYNLKDCELVTRIFHKTEIMPFLLERSTVNGLPVDRHGGSVAAFGHLYLPRMHRAGYVAPNLGEVPPHASPGGYVMDSRPGLYDSVLVLDYKSLYPSIIRTFLIDPVGLIEGMAQPDPEHSTEGFLGAWFSREKHCLPEIVTQIWHGRDEAKRQGNKPLSQALKIIMNAFYGVLGTTACRFFDPRLASSITMRGHAIMRQTKALIEAQGYDVIYGDTDSTFVWLKGAHAEEDAARIGRELVHHVNTWWAQSLQQQNLTSALELEFETHFRRFLMPTIRGADTGSKKRYAGLIQDGDQQRMVFKGLETVRTDWTPLAQRFQQELYLRVFRQEPYQDFVRETIDRLMAGELDDQLVYRKRLRRPLSEYQRNVPPHVRAARLADEQNVKRGRPPQYQNRGTIKYVWTINGPEPVDYQLSALDYEHYLTRQIQPVAEGILPFVDDNFATLLTGQLGLF